Within the Candidatus Coatesbacteria bacterium genome, the region CCATGATCGACCGGGTGATGTCGACCATCGTCCAACCCGTGCTCCAGGCCCTCGACGAGGAAGGCAACCCCTACAGCGGGATGCTCTACTGCGGTCTGATGCTCACCGACCAGGGCCCCAAGGTCGTCGAGTTCAACTGCCGCTTCGGCGACCCCGAGACCCAGGTCATCGTGCCCCGCGTCGCCGACGACCTGATGATGCTCCTCTACGCCAGCGCCACCGGCTACCTGCCCGTCGATCGGGTCAACCTGACCGCCAAGAAAGCCGTCTGCGTCATCCTGGCCAGCGAGGGCTACCCCGGTAACTACGAGAAGGGCAAAGCCATCAGCGGGCTGGGCGCCGACGACCTGGCCAGCGTCGTCTTCCAGGCCGGCACCACGGTCAGGGAAGGCCAACTGGTCACCTCGGGCGGGCGCGTTCTCGGCGTGACCGGCATGGGCGCCACCATCCGCGCCGCCGCCCACAACGCCTACAGCCGCGCCGAGAAGATCACCTTCGACGGCCGCTACCTGCGACGGGACATCGCCTGGCGCGAACTGGAACGGGCCAACGGCAACGGCAAACCCGCCGGCGGCCGCAAACGCAGATAACCACACCAGCGCCCAAACCCGCCCCGCCGGAACCGGCACGGTTTTTGCGGAGGCGAAAGTTTGCCGTCGCTCCAACGGTCGCCGAGTTGCAAAAACCGTGCCGGTTCCGGCGGCCCGGATCGTCAACCGCGCCGGACCAAGCCGGCGGCCGCCGGCGAGCGAACACATCGACAAACAGCGAACCCTATCCGAAAGGCGAGATAACCACCGTGAGTGCCAACGATGCCAACGGACCCCTGGTGGCCGTGCTGATGGGCTCGGCCTCGGACAAGCCGGTGATGGAGCGCGCCTTCGCCGTGCTCGATGAATTCGCCGTCCCCTACACCGCCCGCATCCTCTCCGCCCACCGCACCCCGCACGAGACCGCCGACTTCGTCGAGCGCTCCGCGAAGAACGGGGTGCGGGTTTTCATCTGCGGCGCCGGAATGGCCGCCCACCTGGCCGGCGTCGTCGCCGCCCACACCGTGCGTCCCGTCCTGGCCGTGCCGCTGGAATCGGGCAATCTGGGCGGCCTGGACGCCCTGTTGTCCAGCGTGCAGATGCCCGGCGGCATCCCCGTCGGCGTCTTCGCCGTGGGCAAGGCGGGGGCCAAGAACGCCGCCCTGTCGGCGGTGCAGATCCTGGCCGTGGGCGATGAAAAGCTGACCGCGGCCCTGGAGGACCACCGCGCCGCCCAGCGCGCCAAGGTCGAACGGACCGACGCCGAGCTGCGCGCCGAGCTGGGCCTGGGCGATGAGTGAGGACTCCTACAGCGTCGACGAGCTGACCCCGCGGCGGATCGTCGCCGAGTTGGACCGCTACATCGTCGGCCAGGACGACGCCAAGCGCGCCGTGGCCGTGGCGGTGCGCAACCGCTGGCGCCGCCTTCAGCTCACCGCGGAGCTGGCCGAAGAGGTCAACCCCAAGAACATCATCCTCATCGGCCCCACCGGCGTCGGCAAGACGGAGATCGCCCGCCGGTTGGCCAAGCTGGTTCGCGCCCCCTTCAGCAAGGTCGAGGCCTCGAAGTTCACCGAGGTCGGTTACGTCGGCCGGGACGTGGAGAGCATCATCCGCGACCTGACCGAGATCGCGCTCAATATGGTACGCGAGGAGGAGCGCGAGCGGGTGGCCGCCGAGGCCGTCGTCCGCGCCGAGGAGCGCCTCGTCGACCTGCTGCTGCCCAGCCCGCCGGGCAAGCCCTCGGCCGGAGCCACCCCGGAGCAGCGCGAGCAGTATGAGCAGTCGCTGCGCGATCACGAGCGCAGCCGGGAGCGCATCCGGGCGATGCTCCGCGACGGCCGGATGGAGGACCGCGAGGTCGAGGTCAAGGTGACCACCCGGGACAACCCGATGGTCAACGTCTTCTCCGGCGCCGGTCTGGAGGGGATGGGGATGGACCTCTCCGAAATGATGGAGGGGATGTTCCCCAAGAAATCCAAGCGCGTGCGGCTCAAGG harbors:
- the hslU gene encoding ATP-dependent protease ATPase subunit HslU, with the translated sequence MSEDSYSVDELTPRRIVAELDRYIVGQDDAKRAVAVAVRNRWRRLQLTAELAEEVNPKNIILIGPTGVGKTEIARRLAKLVRAPFSKVEASKFTEVGYVGRDVESIIRDLTEIALNMVREEERERVAAEAVVRAEERLVDLLLPSPPGKPSAGATPEQREQYEQSLRDHERSRERIRAMLRDGRMEDREVEVKVTTRDNPMVNVFSGAGLEGMGMDLSEMMEGMFPKKSKRVRLKVAEARRVLEGQEAERLMDQEKVKSEALERTQTAGIVFLDELDKVVAGGSAHGPDVSREGVQRDLLPLVEGTTVKTKHGLVKTDHILFIAAGAFHHKKPADLMPELQGRFPIRVKLTNLSADDFVRILTEPKNALVRQYRELLGTEKLELEFTDEAVRKLAETAAYINRHTQNIGARRLHTVMEALLEEVSFEAANLDNAQKLVITPEYIEEKLSGLAADEDLSRYIL
- the purE gene encoding 5-(carboxyamino)imidazole ribonucleotide mutase, which gives rise to MGSASDKPVMERAFAVLDEFAVPYTARILSAHRTPHETADFVERSAKNGVRVFICGAGMAAHLAGVVAAHTVRPVLAVPLESGNLGGLDALLSSVQMPGGIPVGVFAVGKAGAKNAALSAVQILAVGDEKLTAALEDHRAAQRAKVERTDAELRAELGLGDE